GTCACCGTGATCGACCGGTCACTTGGCACCCTCACCCCCCGAAAGGCCTGACCATGGCAGTCACCACCATCGACCCCCGCACCGCGCTCGTCGTCATCGACCTGCAGAACGGCATCGTCGGCAACCCGGGCGTCGGCCCGCACCCCGCCGCCGACGTCGTCGAGCGGTCCGTCCGCCTCGCGGACGCCTTCCGCGGCCACGGCCTGCCGGTCGTCCTCGTCCGGGTCACCGCCGCGGCCGACGGCGCGGACGCGGTGAGCGGACGCACCGACGGAGCGAGCCGCGGCCGCAGCTTCCCCGAGGGCTGGGACGTCATCGTCGACGACCTGGCCGGGCACCCCGAGGACATCACCGTCACCAAGCGGAACTGGGGCGCCTTCTACGGCACCGACCTCGACCTGCAGCTGCGCCGCCGCGGGATCACCCAGATCGTGCTGACCGGCATCGCCACCAGCATCGGCGTGGAGTCCTCCGCCCGTGCCGCGCACGAGCACGGCTACCACGTCACCCTGGCCACCGACGCGATGACCGACCTCGACGCCGAGACGCACCGCAACAGCGTCGAGCGGATCTTCCCGCGCCTCGGGGAGACCGGCACCACCGACGCGATCCTCGAGGTCCTCGACAAGTCCCGCGCCTGAGCGGGGAGAACCCCAAACACCCGGGCCGTGGCCGGAGTTCGCGAACTCCGGCCACGGCCCGGGTGTTTGGGGTAGCGGTGTGCGGTCAGGCGGCGGAGCCGGAGGGCGGCGTCAGGTCCCGTACGAGAGCGGAGGCCACCGGCACCGGCACCCCGGCGCGGTCCGCAGCGCGCAGCAACGCGCCGCCGATGGCGTCGAGTTCGAGGGTGCGGCCGGTCTCCGCGTCACGCTGCATCGACGACTTGGCGCCCGGCGGGAACGCGTCGTAGCGGGCCAGCGCGGCCGCCGGATCGACCGGGGCGCCGGACGCCCGGCTGACCGCCGCGGTCTCCTCGACCAGCGCGGTCAACTCGTCGCGGTGCAGGGTGCGTACGTCACCCAGCGGGAGTCCGTACCGTGTCGTCAGCAGCGCGAACGGCGCGAGGAACGACATCTTCGCCCACAGTGTCGCCGCCTCCTCGTCCTCGACGCGGACGCCCACCCCGGCCTCCGCCAGCGCGGCGGCGAGCGCGTCGACCCGGGGGCGGGACGCCGTCTCGGCGGTCAGGTCGACGTCGGCGAACGGACTGCCGTGCTCGATCACGCCCGGCGCGGTCCGCGTCGACTCGACCCGGATCACCGCGGGGGCCACCTGCTCGGGGCGGTAGCGCTCGCGCAGCAGGGCGGGGTGCTCGACGCCGTTCAGGAACGGCACGATCAGGGCGTCCTCGCCCAGCACCTTCGCCGGGACCCGCTCCAGGGCGGCGTCCAGGGAGGTCGCCTTGACCGCGATCAGCAGCGCGTCGACCGGCTCCCGCAGCTCGGTGTCCGCGGACACCCGGGCCGTGAAGTCCCCGAACAGACCGCTCCGTACCTCGATGCCGTCGGCGGACAGGGCCCGTGCGGTGTCCTCCCCGGCCAGGCAGACCACCCGGTGGCCCGCGCGGGCCAGCACCGCCGCGAGGAGCCCGCCGACCCCTCCCGGACCCAGTACCGCCACGGTCAGCCGGTCGTTCGCCATACGTCCTCGATCCTCCGAACGGGACCCGCGGAGAGCCGTCGGGTCATGATCAGCACAATCCGCGCGACCGGCGGCACTATTCCCGGGTCCGCGGGTCGCGCACTCCCCGGGCCTGCGGGTTTGCGCAGGGGGCCCCACGATCGCGCCGGCCGCGCGACACTGGACGCATGTGCCGCAGCATCAAGACACTCCGTCCGCCGTCGATCCCCGAGGAAGCGACCGACGAGGAGATCCGCGCCGCCGCTCTGCAGTACGTGCGCAAGGTCTCCGGGTTCCGCGCCCCGGCCGCCCACAACCAGGAGGCCTTCGACCGGGCCGTCGAGGCCGTCGCCGCCGCGACCACCGACCTCCTCGAAACCCTGGAGGTACGGGGCGTGCCGGCCCGGCGTGCCGGGTAGCGTGCCGGACGCTCAGGCGCCGGTGCCCTGCTCACGTACGGCCGGCTTGCGCACGAGGTAGGCGGCGCCCGCCCCGGCGATGAACAGCGCCCCGAACGACACGCCCGTCGCCAGCCAGGTGGCGCCCAGCCACTGGCCGCCGAAGTAGCCGAGCCCCACGCTGTAGCCGGCCCACGCGACGCCGGCGAGCACCGACCAGGGCAGGAACTCGCGGACCCGGCGGTGCGCCGCGCCCGCGCCGAGCGAGACGACCGAGCGCCCGGCCGGTGCGAAACGGGCGACGACCACGAGCACCCCGCGTGCCCCGCCGCCGCGCGCCAGCACGTCGCCGAGACGTTCCTGCGCCTGTGTGAGGCGGCGCGAGCGGGCGATCGCGCGGTCCAGGCGTTCGCCGCCGCGCCAGGCGAGGCGGAACGCCACCAGGTCGCCGAGCACCGAGGCCGTGGCCGCGCAGAGGGTCAGCACCAGCAGGTCGGGGACGGCGTGCGGAACGGCGCCGGTGGCGGAACCCGCCGCGGCCGTTGCCGCGGTGATCACCAGCACCCCGCTCGGCAGGACCGGCAGGAACACATCAAGGACGACGGACACGGCGACCGCCGCGTAGATCCATGGGCTGCCCGTCAGCGACCCCACACTCTCCAGCACCGAAACACTCCCCCGGAATCCCCCGTAGGCACGGACCGTGCCGCGACGTCGCGGGGAGCGGCAGGGGCGGCCAGTACAGCCATACAGCGTACGCCGCGGGCGGGGCCGGAGATCCACGGGGGCCGCATGTGTCGGTCACATCACGTTCACCTTCCCGCACGCTCCGGTCACGTCCGGACACGGCGGCGCCCGCCTCCCGTGACCGGGGGCGGGCGCTGTCGTGCGGTGCGGGCGCGGCGCCCGTGGGTCAGGCGGTGACGGGCTCCGCGGCCCGCTGCTCCTCGGCGGCGGGGGTACGGGCGGTGAGCAGCCGGTCGAGGCCGAGCGCGCCGGAGCCGGTGAAGACGAGCAGGAGCATGGCCCAGCAGAACAGGGCGGAGAGTTCGCCGCCGTTCTGGATCGGCCACAGGGCGGCCGACTGGTGCACGTCGAAGTAGGCGAACGCCATGGAGCCCGAGGCCACGAAGGCGGCGGCGCGGGTGCCGAGGCCGAGGAGGACGAGGGCGCCGGCGACGAGCTGGATGACGGCCGCGTACCAGCCGGGCCAGGTGCCCGCGTCGAGGGTGCCTCCGTCGGTGCCGGCCGCGCCGCCGAGCACGCCGAAGAGCGAGGCGGTGCCGTGCACGGCGAAGAGCAGGCCGACGACGATGCGGAACAGGGCTATGGCGTACGGCTGGGCGCTGTTGAGGCGTCCGGTCATGTGGGGAACTCCTTCGGTCTGATCCGGGCCGCAGCGGGCCGGACCGTGGGGACGGAACCGAGTGAGCCACCTACGTTAGGTGCGCCTAATCTATGCTTGCAAGTTCAACATTCGGCCACGGCGCGGCCTCCGTTTCCGGTTCCGCTTCGGCCGTCGCCGCACGTAGCGCGGCTCGCGCCACCGCGTCGGCGTCCGAAAGCGTGACCGAATCCACTCCGGGTCTCGCGCCCGCCGCCGTCACCCAGTGCACGCCCTCCGTGGGCACACCGAACGCGAACCGCCGCGCGTGCGACCGGCCCTGACGGTCCATCAGGCGGTAAGGCCGCTCGGTCACGTCCAGGCCGCCGGTCTCGTAGCCGTCCACCGTGTGCGGGCGGCACGCTCCCGTCTTCAGCAGCCGGGCCAGAAGTTCGTCGCCGGTCCGGCGCACATCCGGTTCCGGTAGCCGCGCCTCCACGAGGGCCGTCACGCGGACACCCGAGCCCGGCACGTCGGGTGAGTGCGCCACCCACGCGCCGTCCTCGGCCCGCACGTCGAGCCGCGGACCGAGCACCTCCACGACACCCGCCTCGATCAGCGCGGCCAGCTCCTCGACCCGGCGGCGGGGCGGGCCGATGGAGAGGAACGCGTTCAACGGCGTGTACCAGCGGTCCAGATGGGACCGGCGGGACTCTCCCGGCAGACCGCGGTGGTCCACGATCCGCCGCAGCTCGTTGCG
The window above is part of the Streptomyces sp. NBC_01428 genome. Proteins encoded here:
- a CDS encoding DedA family protein, which encodes MLESVGSLTGSPWIYAAVAVSVVLDVFLPVLPSGVLVITAATAAAGSATGAVPHAVPDLLVLTLCAATASVLGDLVAFRLAWRGGERLDRAIARSRRLTQAQERLGDVLARGGGARGVLVVVARFAPAGRSVVSLGAGAAHRRVREFLPWSVLAGVAWAGYSVGLGYFGGQWLGATWLATGVSFGALFIAGAGAAYLVRKPAVREQGTGA
- a CDS encoding hydrolase codes for the protein MAVTTIDPRTALVVIDLQNGIVGNPGVGPHPAADVVERSVRLADAFRGHGLPVVLVRVTAAADGADAVSGRTDGASRGRSFPEGWDVIVDDLAGHPEDITVTKRNWGAFYGTDLDLQLRRRGITQIVLTGIATSIGVESSARAAHEHGYHVTLATDAMTDLDAETHRNSVERIFPRLGETGTTDAILEVLDKSRA
- a CDS encoding ketopantoate reductase family protein, whose protein sequence is MANDRLTVAVLGPGGVGGLLAAVLARAGHRVVCLAGEDTARALSADGIEVRSGLFGDFTARVSADTELREPVDALLIAVKATSLDAALERVPAKVLGEDALIVPFLNGVEHPALLRERYRPEQVAPAVIRVESTRTAPGVIEHGSPFADVDLTAETASRPRVDALAAALAEAGVGVRVEDEEAATLWAKMSFLAPFALLTTRYGLPLGDVRTLHRDELTALVEETAAVSRASGAPVDPAAALARYDAFPPGAKSSMQRDAETGRTLELDAIGGALLRAADRAGVPVPVASALVRDLTPPSGSAA
- a CDS encoding DUF2277 domain-containing protein, whose amino-acid sequence is MCRSIKTLRPPSIPEEATDEEIRAAALQYVRKVSGFRAPAAHNQEAFDRAVEAVAAATTDLLETLEVRGVPARRAG
- a CDS encoding DoxX family protein, whose product is MTGRLNSAQPYAIALFRIVVGLLFAVHGTASLFGVLGGAAGTDGGTLDAGTWPGWYAAVIQLVAGALVLLGLGTRAAAFVASGSMAFAYFDVHQSAALWPIQNGGELSALFCWAMLLLVFTGSGALGLDRLLTARTPAAEEQRAAEPVTA